The genomic segment CTCCGCCGACAAGGCCGCCGACCCGGTCAGCGTGCTCGGCTACACCAAGCGGATCACCGAACGGCTCACCGCGCACTACGGCGGCGTCAGCGTCCGCTTCGGCAATGTGCTCGGCCGCCGCGGCTCCGTGATCGCCAAGTTCTCCGCCCAGATCGCCGACGGTGGCCCGGTCACCGTCACCGACCGTGACGCCACCCGCTTCCTGATGACCACTCAGGAGGCCGTGACTTTGACCTTGCAGGCGGCTGCGCTCGGCTCGCCCGGTGAGGCCCTGGTGCTGCAGCTCGGCGAGCCCGTGCTGATCGCCGAGCTGGCCCGCCAGATGATCGCCCTGGCCGGTCGTCCCGTCGACGTCGTCTTCACCGGGCTGCGGCCGGGCGAGAAGCTGGGCGACGTCCTTTTCGCGGCGGGCGAGATCGACCATCGGCCGCACCACCCGATGATCGCGCACGTCGCCGTGCCGCCGGTGGACCCCGATCACGTACGGGACCTGACCGCACCGAGCTCATCCGAGGCGCTCACGGCCCGTCTGGCCGAGCTGTGCGCACCGTGGGTGAGCCGGCCCGCCGCCTGACCTCAGGCGGCCCGGAGCTGGTCCAGCACCAGCGGGTCGATCTTGCCGGGAACGATGCGCATCTCGAGGTTCTCGACGCCCGCCCAGGACGCGAGCGACTCGTCCAGGTCGGGCCCGGCGTGCCCGGCCTCGGCCAGCCGGGCGGCGACCTCGTCGGCCAGTGCGCCGGTCAGCGGGAGCAGGGTCGCCGGGTCGGGGAACTCGAAGTACAGGCTGTGCATCCCGAGCAGCCGCCCGAGCTCGCCGACCGGGTCGGTGTGGTCGTCGACGCGCAGGTCGACCCACACGTCGCTGGTGCCGCCGTAGCCGAGACCCTTGGCCACCACGTGCAGCGCCGCACTTTGCCGGCCCCGCCGATCGCCGCCCGCCCGGTCGCCGGCCCGCAGCGCGGCCAGCAACCGGTAGGCCAGTCTGTGCTGATCGGCCGCAGCCAGCCACGCCTTCTCCATGTCGCCCACCACGGCGGGCCCGGCCAGCATGTTGCCCTGGATCGCGTAGCCGTCGCCGGCCACGCCGCCCGCCCAGTCGTGGCACTGGTCGCCGGTGAAGGTCGCGCCCGGCCCTTCGGGACCGACCACGCCGACTTGGCGGTGCTCGATCGGCCCGGCGTCGCCCGCGATCAGCGCCTTGACCGTCTCGGTGGCCGCGACCCCGGTGCCGAGCAGCGCGAGGGCCTGCGGCCGGTAGGCCAGGTTGGCGTAGGACTGCGTCGCCACCGCCCCGACGTCGGCCAGCGCGGCCGGCACCGCCGCTCCGACCCCGAGGAATTTGCTGGCCACGGCGACACCCATGGCCTTGCCGTCGGCCGAACGAGCCACGATCGAGAACGTCATGGCGAGGACCCTATCCCGCCCGCCGGGCAGTTCCAGGCCATCGAGCCGCCTGCGTCACGTCGTCGAGGCTGACGCCGCTGACGACCACGACCCGCCCTCACGGTTGCCCCTCGGCGAAGCGGAAGCGCGCGTACTGCCGGTCGTCAGCACCACGTACGGGTTGGCCTCGAGGTTCTTGGCCTTCTGCTCCGACGGTCCGGTGCAGAAATGCGAACTGCCCGCCGTCCACGCGGCGGGCAGGGGAGTCACATGCGGCCGTCCGTCGGCGTGCGCCGTGGAAAGCCAGAAGGTCTTCGGGCGGGTCAGCTTGCCGTCCACGTCGGACCACGGCCGAGCCGCGGCGCCGGGCGAGCTGAGTCCCGGATGAAGGTCACCGACCGGTTCGCTCATCCACCTGATGTCAGTAGCGGTAGTGCCGTGCCGCCGCCGGTTCCGTGCTGGTCTGCGGGGTGGTGTCGGTCCAGCGGTTGCGGGCCGAGTTCGCGGCCGAGCGGGCGCCGGCTTTGCGGCGCGACGACGGCTTGGGGGCGATCTCGACGCCCGGCCGGGGTTCGATCTGCTCCACCGACGACACGACGACGACCGAGGCCGAGCCTAGTTCGAGCATCCGCATGGCCGCCGGCCAGTCGCCGGGGATGATGCCGACCACGTTGTACCGGTGGTTGGAGCAGTAGTCCAGGCACCGGGCGGCGCTCGCGCTGTAGTTCTCCGGGCGAACGTAAATCACTGCGTTGACCACCGGGTCGATCCCTTCACCCATGCCTGTGTGACTCTCTGATGACTCTCGATATCCGAGCGTGGTCTACCTAAACGTCTTCGTCACCTTACGCATATCCGTCGTTATGGATAAGTGACCGGACGATCCACCGCCATCGACGGCGATCGGTCCCTTCTGTGCCCACCGACCGGCTAATTTCCGGATTTGGTGTTGCTTTCAACTATCCAGAGGAGAAGACTGCACCATCCCGGCGAGTTGACTTCAACCGCAGTTCACTTTCTACGGTGCCGGGATGAAGAATCTCGCGGATCAGCCAGTCGCCTATTGGACCGGTGTCGCGTACGAGGCCGTCATCGCCTTCATCCGCGAACGGCAAGCCGCCCACGGTTACACCCAGCCGCAGTTCTGGCTGCTGCGCCATCTGTCCCCGCACGACATCTCGCCCGACGGCCACGGCATGACCCTGGCCGAGCTGGAGGCGGCCATGTCCACCTACCTGCGGCGCGAGGACAACCTCGCCGAAGCCGCGGG from the Paractinoplanes abujensis genome contains:
- a CDS encoding DUF1028 domain-containing protein; translated protein: MTFSIVARSADGKAMGVAVASKFLGVGAAVPAALADVGAVATQSYANLAYRPQALALLGTGVAATETVKALIAGDAGPIEHRQVGVVGPEGPGATFTGDQCHDWAGGVAGDGYAIQGNMLAGPAVVGDMEKAWLAAADQHRLAYRLLAALRAGDRAGGDRRGRQSAALHVVAKGLGYGGTSDVWVDLRVDDHTDPVGELGRLLGMHSLYFEFPDPATLLPLTGALADEVAARLAEAGHAGPDLDESLASWAGVENLEMRIVPGKIDPLVLDQLRAA
- a CDS encoding pyridoxamine 5'-phosphate oxidase family protein: MSEPVGDLHPGLSSPGAAARPWSDVDGKLTRPKTFWLSTAHADGRPHVTPLPAAWTAGSSHFCTGPSEQKAKNLEANPYVVLTTGSTRASASPRGNREGGSWSSAASASTT
- a CDS encoding MarR family winged helix-turn-helix transcriptional regulator: MKNLADQPVAYWTGVAYEAVIAFIRERQAAHGYTQPQFWLLRHLSPHDISPDGHGMTLAELEAAMSTYLRREDNLAEAAGPLVERGWLRRDEDDRLWITDAGEQALTELKKFTPAIRAAIHEGIDDADYATTVAVLQRMIHNVGGPAVLRP